A genomic region of Candidatus Dormiibacterota bacterium contains the following coding sequences:
- a CDS encoding DUF5679 domain-containing protein → MAVTGYCLKCKKKVDIKDPVHITMKNGKPATTGTCPTCGTKIYKIGKA, encoded by the coding sequence ATGGCCGTTACCGGATATTGCCTGAAGTGCAAGAAGAAGGTCGACATCAAGGACCCAGTCCACATCACGATGAAGAACGGGAAACCGGCTACCACGGGAACCTGCCCGACCTGCGGCACGAAGATCTACAAGATCGGCAAAGCGTAA
- a CDS encoding TrkA family potassium uptake protein — translation MYVIVVGGGKVGYYLSKHLLERGYEVTLIEKDPRRAEVLNSTLGEIVMVGDGDEMSFLATTGMERADVVVAVTGDDEDNLVTCQLAKRKFNVPKTVARVNNPANVRIFKTLGVDVALSATEVLLDLIESELANKETASRSAP, via the coding sequence ATGTACGTGATCGTGGTCGGCGGTGGAAAGGTTGGCTACTACCTGAGCAAGCACCTGCTCGAGCGCGGTTACGAGGTCACGCTGATCGAGAAGGACCCCCGCCGGGCCGAGGTGCTCAATTCGACGCTCGGTGAGATCGTGATGGTCGGCGACGGCGACGAGATGTCGTTCCTCGCCACGACCGGCATGGAACGGGCCGACGTCGTGGTCGCCGTCACCGGCGACGATGAGGACAACCTGGTGACCTGCCAGCTGGCGAAGCGGAAGTTCAACGTCCCGAAGACGGTCGCCCGGGTGAACAATCCCGCAAACGTCCGGATCTTCAAGACGCTCGGCGTCGATGTGGCGCTCAGCGCGACCGAGGTCCTCCTGGACCTGATCGAGTCGGAGCTGGCCAACAAGGAGACGGCCAGCCGCTCAGCGCCCTAA
- a CDS encoding TrkA family potassium uptake protein: protein MKLVIVGCGRVGAMAALALSKAGHQVTVIDSNRHAFDRLGSDFAGEMVLGNGIDEDVLRQAGIESADGFASLTNGDNRNIMAAQIAREIFKVPRVITRIYDPMREDVYRELGLNTLCPTLTGARQIHAMLKG from the coding sequence ATGAAGCTCGTCATCGTCGGCTGCGGCCGCGTGGGCGCCATGGCGGCCCTCGCCCTCTCCAAGGCCGGCCACCAGGTCACCGTGATCGATAGCAACCGGCACGCGTTCGACCGGCTCGGCAGCGATTTCGCCGGCGAGATGGTGCTCGGCAATGGGATCGACGAAGATGTGCTCCGCCAGGCGGGAATCGAGTCGGCAGACGGGTTTGCCTCGCTGACCAACGGCGACAACCGCAACATCATGGCCGCCCAAATCGCCCGCGAGATCTTCAAAGTGCCCCGCGTGATCACCCGCATCTACGACCCGATGCGGGAGGATGTCTACCGCGAGCTCGGTTTGAATACACTCTGCCCCACGCTTACCGGGGCAAGGCAGATCCATGCGATGCTGAAGGGGTGA
- a CDS encoding metallophosphoesterase family protein — translation MKLALMSDIHSNLEALDAVLEALPDVDRIIVLGDIVGYGPEPNEVIERLQSVEARAVRGNHDQAMLDPSMLEQFNPHAAAAARWTRDVLTPDSLDFLDGLPFYGRIGRHRVVHGSPRKPYIWEYILDELQALEILNRLGERYCFFGHTHLPRIFTESGEQIPEGADWIELPPSALVNPGSVGQPRDGNPDAAFAVVDLSRPAVLFGRVPYDVETTQAKILRAGLPAVEAARLALGH, via the coding sequence GTGAAGCTGGCCCTGATGTCCGATATCCATAGCAACCTCGAGGCTCTGGACGCCGTCCTCGAGGCGCTGCCCGACGTCGATCGGATCATCGTGTTGGGCGACATCGTCGGCTACGGCCCGGAGCCGAACGAGGTGATCGAGCGCCTGCAGTCGGTGGAGGCCCGTGCCGTTCGTGGCAATCACGACCAGGCCATGCTGGATCCCAGCATGCTCGAGCAGTTCAACCCGCACGCGGCCGCCGCCGCCCGCTGGACGCGAGACGTCCTGACGCCCGACAGCCTCGACTTCCTGGACGGACTGCCCTTCTACGGTCGGATCGGCCGCCATCGGGTCGTCCACGGCAGCCCCCGCAAACCGTACATCTGGGAATATATCCTCGACGAGCTTCAGGCGCTGGAGATCCTCAACCGCCTGGGGGAACGGTATTGCTTCTTCGGGCATACCCACCTGCCGCGGATCTTCACGGAAAGCGGCGAGCAGATCCCCGAGGGGGCAGACTGGATCGAGCTACCGCCCTCGGCGCTCGTCAACCCGGGCAGCGTCGGGCAGCCGCGTGATGGCAACCCGGATGCGGCCTTCGCGGTCGTTGACCTCAGCAGGCCGGCCGTCCTCTTTGGGCGGGTGCCCTACGACGTCGAGACCACCCAGGCCAAGATCCTGCGGGCCGGGTTGCCCGCGGTGGAGGCTGCTCGGCTGGCGCTCGGCCACTAG
- a CDS encoding AI-2E family transporter → MIQRRRVDELWRSRDFRALIFLGVLGTLILILAFAIRGILGPFILAGILAMLLNPVVNAAERRRVPRLAAVIALYGIIAAVLAAAVFFLVPIVSQEFTALVAQGPAIASYVQDLAAKDHVVSILGVPIDLRQSYNDAVRNLPALLAGHLSSVVENVFMLLNWIFQTILVLLVAFFLVKDAHAIRRFFRDLVPQGYRTDAHDVAADIYRMLGAYMRGQLIICALIGVVTGIALWIVGIPYSLALGIVAGVTAFIPFIGPFLGALPAVAVAAFVTHSSGKVVVVLILYFVISNVVYNFISPKVFGDAVHLSPMLIIIAFVVGGYLGGILGLFVAVPVAATLRILFIYAHERIYA, encoded by the coding sequence ATGATCCAGCGACGCCGGGTCGATGAGCTGTGGCGGAGCCGAGACTTCCGCGCCCTGATCTTCCTTGGTGTCCTGGGGACCCTGATCCTGATCCTTGCCTTCGCCATCCGGGGCATCCTGGGACCCTTCATCCTCGCCGGAATCCTGGCGATGCTGCTAAACCCCGTGGTGAACGCGGCCGAGCGGCGTCGCGTGCCCCGGCTCGCGGCCGTGATTGCACTCTACGGCATCATTGCCGCAGTCCTGGCCGCCGCGGTGTTCTTCCTCGTCCCCATCGTGAGCCAGGAGTTCACCGCGCTCGTCGCCCAGGGTCCGGCGATCGCCAGCTACGTCCAGGACCTCGCCGCCAAGGACCACGTCGTGTCCATCCTGGGCGTCCCGATTGACCTGCGGCAGTCGTACAACGATGCCGTCCGCAATCTGCCGGCGTTACTGGCGGGCCACCTCTCCTCGGTCGTCGAAAACGTCTTCATGCTGCTCAACTGGATCTTCCAGACGATCCTGGTGCTGCTGGTGGCGTTCTTCCTGGTGAAGGACGCCCACGCCATCCGGCGGTTCTTCCGAGACCTCGTGCCCCAGGGTTACCGAACCGACGCCCATGATGTCGCCGCCGACATCTACCGCATGCTTGGTGCCTACATGCGCGGCCAGTTGATCATCTGCGCCCTGATCGGCGTCGTGACCGGGATTGCCCTCTGGATAGTTGGCATTCCCTATTCACTCGCGCTCGGGATCGTCGCCGGCGTGACCGCCTTCATCCCGTTCATCGGGCCATTTCTCGGCGCCCTCCCCGCGGTGGCCGTCGCCGCGTTCGTCACGCACTCCTCGGGCAAGGTCGTGGTTGTATTGATCCTCTACTTCGTCATCTCGAACGTCGTGTACAACTTCATTTCCCCGAAGGTGTTCGGCGACGCCGTCCACCTGAGCCCGATGCTGATCATCATCGCGTTCGTAGTGGGGGGCTACCTTGGAGGGATCCTCGGGCTCTTCGTCGCGGTTCCGGTCGCCGCCACCCTGCGCATTCTCTTCATCTACGCTCACGAACGCATCTACGCCTGA
- a CDS encoding DUF5317 family protein yields the protein MFLFFAVIAAALAIAVLIGGDVRRLSQVRIRHIELLLAAFAVKVVVALLGTAHTEMAVTVARPLNVIGAVLLVAVVWFNRQIPGALLFGTGLTLNLIVIVAFGGRMPVLLPHDADPNSAALALLKGGLDPLHIALDHPQGLWFIGDILTIPSIGGHSSLVSIGDLLMAAGVAWLIIRCSQRAPELQPVYGSSPSP from the coding sequence GTGTTCCTGTTCTTTGCGGTCATAGCCGCAGCGCTGGCCATCGCTGTCCTGATTGGCGGTGACGTCCGGCGGCTGAGCCAGGTGCGCATCCGGCACATCGAATTACTCCTGGCGGCGTTTGCGGTCAAGGTCGTCGTGGCGCTGCTCGGGACCGCTCACACAGAGATGGCCGTCACCGTTGCCCGTCCGCTGAACGTGATCGGGGCCGTCCTGCTGGTGGCGGTGGTTTGGTTCAACCGGCAGATCCCCGGCGCCCTCCTTTTCGGGACCGGGTTGACACTCAATCTGATCGTGATCGTTGCCTTCGGCGGCCGCATGCCGGTGCTGTTGCCTCACGACGCCGACCCGAACTCAGCCGCATTGGCCTTACTGAAAGGCGGCCTCGACCCGCTGCACATCGCCCTGGATCACCCGCAGGGCCTCTGGTTCATCGGCGACATCTTGACCATTCCGAGCATCGGCGGCCACTCGTCGCTGGTCAGTATTGGCGACCTCCTGATGGCGGCCGGTGTCGCCTGGCTCATCATCCGGTGCAGCCAGCGCGCACCTGAGCTCCAGCCGGTGTATGGCTCGAGCCCGTCCCCGTAG
- a CDS encoding MFS transporter: MTVGLAPLFGALLALPPWAVMLVAAIGTLDERIPGRTVSWTRFAFSRGMFSFVYGIPSLVFYGLNLQHPQATWVLALPLMVLMIVGLNDAFVAAFLSLLQGSSFWRTARNAVAGSWLTYVALPIVGYLIFTIMQATSIGGKLVVFLLYGPLLVYRTSLQKQNRLDQWLRDSFIMQSRVVDKRDGQTFGHSQRVGELCEMIARMMHLSEDECNTIRVGGILHDLGKIAIPDSILLKPGKLTPEEYEIIKTHPVEGAQILAEHPEQKDVSEIVMHHHERWDGAGYPDGLKGEAIPLGSRIVNACDAFDTITQARVFRPTVKTPAEAIRELRQLAGTWYDPAVITELEKIVSERWGLDLPNAPRPKQEQNYRELLTIVAFRRLWLGQAVSYFGDMMNTTGLAIMLFLVSRSASVVALGLIAKAVPTILFGLLAGSIVDRFNRQRLMIVSDIVRAILTVTIPFLALHWLPGVFICVFLVATASAVFNPAKQTIIPNLVPPDLLVRANSLVFSSERAMELLGYATAGLIAAAISWTLLFLIDAGTYLFSAITLLGIPDVLRNTQKAAPHIVQDVADGMRFIVRSRILRSTMAMTAMVALFAGMTFPTLVVLAYGALDAGPFGYGLLEAVIGAGAVIGALAAPQLMSRYRAGILILVGVAGCGVSYALTGLLRSLPFAIAFLFLCGLASTVYFVPLISVIQREAPDYIRGRVMSSRFLLAQAGLLGGMAMAGPLTDRLGAPLVFVAAGLLLACAGVVGFAFRDLREATFRKEPAQQPLKATASG, encoded by the coding sequence TTGACGGTTGGCCTGGCGCCTCTTTTTGGCGCGCTGCTCGCCCTTCCGCCGTGGGCGGTGATGTTGGTGGCTGCGATCGGAACTCTGGATGAACGAATCCCCGGGCGAACCGTCTCGTGGACCCGTTTTGCTTTCTCGCGCGGAATGTTCAGCTTCGTGTACGGCATTCCTAGCCTCGTGTTTTACGGCTTGAACTTGCAGCACCCGCAGGCCACATGGGTGCTCGCTCTACCGTTGATGGTTCTCATGATCGTTGGGCTGAATGACGCTTTCGTGGCGGCATTCCTCTCTTTACTGCAGGGATCGAGCTTCTGGCGGACGGCCCGCAACGCGGTTGCTGGCAGTTGGTTGACCTACGTTGCTCTGCCCATCGTTGGCTACCTTATTTTCACGATCATGCAGGCGACCTCCATCGGCGGCAAGCTGGTCGTCTTCCTTCTCTACGGGCCGTTGCTCGTCTATCGAACAAGCTTGCAGAAACAGAACCGGCTAGATCAGTGGCTCCGCGACTCATTCATCATGCAGAGCCGCGTGGTTGACAAGCGTGATGGGCAGACATTTGGTCACTCTCAGAGAGTCGGAGAGCTCTGCGAGATGATCGCGCGCATGATGCACCTCAGTGAGGATGAATGCAACACCATTCGCGTTGGCGGCATCCTACATGACCTGGGCAAGATCGCCATTCCCGACTCGATCCTTCTGAAACCCGGGAAGCTCACCCCGGAGGAGTACGAGATCATCAAGACCCACCCGGTCGAGGGCGCTCAGATCCTGGCTGAGCACCCGGAGCAGAAAGACGTCTCTGAAATCGTCATGCACCACCACGAGCGCTGGGATGGCGCCGGATATCCCGATGGCCTCAAAGGTGAGGCGATTCCATTGGGCTCCCGGATCGTAAATGCTTGTGACGCCTTTGACACGATCACCCAAGCCAGAGTTTTCCGGCCAACCGTGAAGACACCTGCTGAGGCCATCCGCGAACTCAGGCAGTTAGCTGGGACATGGTATGACCCGGCCGTAATCACAGAGCTCGAGAAGATTGTTTCCGAGCGATGGGGACTTGACCTTCCGAACGCACCACGCCCGAAGCAGGAGCAAAACTACCGCGAGCTGCTGACCATTGTCGCCTTCAGGCGGCTGTGGCTCGGCCAGGCGGTGTCCTATTTCGGAGACATGATGAATACAACCGGGCTCGCGATCATGCTGTTCTTGGTCAGCCGGTCAGCTTCAGTGGTTGCTCTCGGCCTTATCGCGAAAGCTGTGCCGACCATTCTCTTCGGGCTCTTGGCAGGTTCGATCGTCGATCGGTTCAATCGACAGCGATTAATGATCGTCTCTGACATTGTCCGGGCCATCCTCACCGTTACGATCCCCTTTCTGGCCCTGCACTGGTTGCCGGGCGTTTTCATTTGTGTCTTCTTGGTGGCAACAGCTAGCGCCGTCTTCAATCCGGCTAAGCAAACGATCATTCCCAATCTTGTGCCGCCGGACCTGCTGGTTAGGGCGAACAGCCTGGTATTTTCCTCCGAGCGTGCCATGGAGCTGCTTGGATACGCAACAGCAGGACTGATCGCGGCGGCGATCAGTTGGACACTCTTATTCCTTATCGATGCGGGCACCTACCTCTTTTCCGCGATCACCCTGCTGGGCATTCCGGATGTTCTCCGAAACACCCAGAAGGCTGCGCCGCACATTGTCCAAGACGTGGCCGACGGAATGAGGTTCATCGTAAGGAGTCGTATCTTGCGGTCCACGATGGCGATGACGGCCATGGTTGCACTCTTCGCTGGCATGACGTTCCCCACGCTGGTGGTCCTCGCCTACGGCGCGCTCGATGCCGGTCCCTTCGGATACGGGCTCCTCGAGGCGGTAATCGGGGCCGGCGCAGTCATTGGCGCACTCGCCGCGCCCCAACTCATGAGCCGATACAGGGCAGGCATCCTGATCCTCGTCGGCGTCGCGGGGTGCGGCGTTTCGTATGCGCTTACCGGCCTGCTTCGGAGCTTGCCGTTCGCAATCGCATTCCTATTTCTATGCGGGTTGGCGAGCACGGTCTATTTCGTCCCTCTCATCTCGGTGATTCAGCGCGAGGCTCCGGACTACATTAGGGGGCGGGTGATGTCAAGCCGCTTCCTTCTAGCGCAGGCTGGCCTGCTTGGCGGCATGGCAATGGCGGGTCCGCTTACCGACCGTTTAGGGGCGCCGCTTGTGTTTGTTGCGGCGGGGCTGCTGCTCGCGTGCGCCGGCGTTGTGGGGTTCGCCTTCCGAGACTTGCGAGAAGCCACCTTCCGCAAGGAGCCCGCTCAACAACCACTCAAGGCTACCGCCTCCGGCTAG
- a CDS encoding response regulator transcription factor: protein MKERVRVLIADDRPIFRAGVQGMLRDFPEIDIVGEAMTGRQAVERSRRLKPDVILMDLNMPEMGGIAATRAIKEENPDRVVLALTISEAEEDIVEMVAAGASGYVLKDVDPASLARSIQDAHAGHFQLDDQLTRRVIVRLGSTLKRSRRPLAEPLTERETQILRMVVVGMSNKAIANRLSLGEGTIKSHLRNIYRKLQVRTRAEAAAQAVQLDI from the coding sequence GTGAAGGAGCGTGTCCGCGTCCTGATCGCCGACGATCGGCCCATTTTCCGGGCAGGGGTCCAGGGCATGCTCCGCGACTTCCCCGAGATCGACATCGTGGGCGAGGCGATGACCGGGCGTCAGGCGGTCGAACGATCCCGTCGGCTGAAGCCGGACGTGATCCTCATGGACCTGAACATGCCGGAAATGGGCGGCATCGCCGCCACCCGTGCGATCAAAGAGGAGAACCCGGACCGGGTCGTGCTGGCGCTGACGATCTCCGAGGCGGAGGAGGACATCGTCGAGATGGTCGCCGCCGGTGCGTCCGGCTATGTCTTGAAGGATGTCGACCCGGCGAGCCTGGCCCGGAGCATCCAGGATGCCCACGCCGGCCACTTCCAGCTCGACGATCAGCTGACCCGTCGGGTGATCGTTCGGCTGGGCTCAACCCTGAAGAGATCGCGCCGGCCCCTGGCTGAACCGCTTACCGAACGGGAAACCCAGATCCTCCGGATGGTGGTTGTGGGGATGAGCAACAAGGCCATCGCCAATCGCCTTAGCCTGGGTGAGGGGACGATCAAGTCCCATCTGCGGAACATCTACCGCAAACTCCAGGTCCGAACCCGAGCCGAAGCGGCCGCCCAAGCGGTGCAATTGGATATCTAG
- a CDS encoding GAF domain-containing sensor histidine kinase produces MHDVLVHYLEVNFPEIAEQLAHARARDPSNEERAAAAERLRELIRRLRRGTAESGAAWHEPRASAAEMIAGVNGELSPDEREVLDHFFELFARSMERTQAAKRPEPTAAAEAPVEPVAVTLAAPEAATEPFAVTTSAVEAPSEALAAPPAPEPSPEPAPAATAAPPPEPPAAAEREPAVEPAAPEPPTQAAPPSAELPAARLVPEQMAGYLQTILLAAAQQALDLLQVDASQVYTLGEQRRFVLRAGVPTESLAAPEGVASISSGLLRKALEHNEVFTVEDLANEELTPDESAWVDAGYRGFAAIALSPPLERPIGVLALLRRTPWRLDRRDAVRLEDLAVEAVAALRAHSLASKVAEVAVLQERLNLAREIHDGLASDLAAVVALFKYYEQRRERDPQDASQLLPQLRSMSEEILAGARNILQSLRPKTIRSEGLLASLLKLVDQFGRVNLVETNVNIRGEENAIAAEQKEVIFQVLRESLSNVRKHSRARNLWVVLDLSSAPWVMTVRDDGRGFDVHRVAEDPRKVGSYGLVGMRERAELMGGTLEIVSQALEGTVVTLIGPADRAE; encoded by the coding sequence ATGCACGACGTCCTTGTTCACTACCTCGAAGTCAACTTCCCCGAAATTGCGGAGCAGCTGGCGCACGCTCGTGCTCGCGATCCCAGCAATGAAGAGCGGGCGGCGGCTGCCGAACGGCTACGTGAGCTGATCCGCCGGCTCCGCCGCGGTACGGCCGAGTCCGGTGCGGCGTGGCACGAGCCGCGGGCGAGTGCTGCCGAGATGATTGCCGGCGTCAACGGCGAGCTGAGTCCTGACGAGCGCGAGGTGCTCGACCACTTCTTCGAGCTCTTCGCCCGCTCGATGGAGCGGACCCAGGCTGCGAAACGACCTGAGCCAACTGCCGCCGCGGAAGCTCCAGTCGAACCGGTCGCCGTTACACTGGCGGCTCCCGAGGCTGCCACCGAACCGTTCGCCGTTACAACCTCAGCTGTTGAGGCTCCCAGCGAAGCGCTCGCCGCACCGCCGGCTCCCGAGCCTTCGCCGGAACCAGCCCCAGCCGCCACCGCGGCACCACCACCCGAACCCCCGGCAGCGGCCGAACGCGAACCCGCCGTGGAACCCGCAGCACCTGAGCCGCCCACCCAGGCCGCGCCTCCCTCGGCCGAGTTGCCGGCTGCGCGTCTGGTACCCGAGCAGATGGCCGGCTACCTTCAGACCATCCTGCTGGCGGCGGCCCAGCAAGCCCTCGATCTCCTACAGGTGGACGCCAGTCAGGTGTACACGCTGGGCGAGCAGCGGCGGTTCGTTCTTCGCGCCGGCGTCCCGACGGAGTCGCTGGCGGCGCCAGAGGGCGTCGCCTCCATCAGCAGCGGTCTCCTGCGGAAAGCCCTCGAGCATAACGAGGTCTTCACCGTCGAGGACCTCGCGAACGAGGAACTGACCCCGGACGAGTCCGCCTGGGTGGACGCTGGCTACCGGGGGTTCGCCGCGATTGCCCTGTCGCCTCCGCTCGAGCGGCCGATCGGGGTGCTGGCGCTTCTGCGGCGCACTCCATGGCGGCTGGACCGGCGCGATGCAGTCCGGCTCGAGGACCTGGCGGTCGAAGCGGTGGCTGCGCTACGTGCACACAGCCTGGCGAGCAAAGTTGCGGAGGTCGCCGTCCTGCAGGAGCGGCTGAACCTGGCCCGCGAGATCCACGACGGGCTCGCCTCCGATCTGGCGGCGGTCGTCGCGCTCTTCAAGTACTACGAACAACGGCGGGAGCGCGATCCTCAGGATGCGAGCCAGTTGCTGCCGCAGCTCCGCTCGATGTCGGAGGAGATCCTGGCCGGTGCGCGCAACATCCTGCAGTCGCTGCGGCCTAAAACCATCCGTTCCGAGGGGTTGCTGGCCTCGCTGTTGAAGCTGGTGGACCAGTTCGGGCGGGTGAACCTGGTCGAAACCAATGTCAACATCCGCGGCGAGGAGAACGCCATCGCGGCGGAGCAGAAGGAAGTCATCTTCCAGGTACTCCGTGAGAGCCTCTCGAACGTTCGCAAGCACTCGCGAGCGCGCAACCTCTGGGTCGTTCTCGATCTATCATCGGCCCCCTGGGTCATGACAGTCCGCGACGACGGTCGCGGCTTTGACGTGCACCGGGTGGCCGAAGACCCCCGGAAAGTCGGCTCCTACGGGCTGGTGGGGATGCGCGAGCGGGCCGAGCTGATGGGCGGAACGCTCGAAATCGTCAGCCAAGCGCTGGAAGGCACCGTTGTGACGCTGATCGGCCCTGCGGACCGGGCCGAGTGA
- a CDS encoding diguanylate cyclase: MTAETASIRLSYIINHDVTKAAMQNFSARTGISLAADSTDGYQIPPGLPQNDFCLIMQNFGRCEMVPNASAPLHGDEPQLRYDGAQIGHLIIPICDGRHLLGRLVSEPFAVTKPDFATVYELARALPVHPDNLMRAVQSVPVVSQPQIMEAANLVHTLVQHVVAQNYKHQDELTVLRAFDSIMTNLSYEVLSDMILNLGTRLLRGQASLLFLAGEQGQREEAYTGPEPNGTGDLRRLLVEMSDFVLQSKRPLSVPDASQSPWTQHLLGRHDVQGSITITPLLQQDRLRGTLGIYATDASRDPESDLHLLSMLAAQAVNSLVMLERLVASEEQALTDSLTGLYNYRFFQESLQRELSRASRSKAHLSLIVLDLDNFKVINDNYGHPVGDRVLRHLADLIQRHSRKANVVVRYGGDEFCIIVPEGDLDTARGVAERVLTEIRNSPYADEAHGVPPLTLTVSAGVTAYRPEEDNAFSFFKRADENLLTAKRTGKDRVVAE, encoded by the coding sequence TTGACTGCTGAAACCGCCAGCATCCGGCTTTCCTACATCATCAACCACGATGTGACGAAGGCCGCGATGCAGAACTTCTCGGCCCGGACGGGCATATCGCTGGCTGCCGACTCGACAGACGGCTACCAGATTCCGCCGGGCCTGCCACAGAACGATTTCTGCCTGATCATGCAGAACTTCGGGCGGTGCGAAATGGTACCCAATGCCTCGGCGCCACTCCACGGTGATGAGCCCCAGCTGCGCTACGACGGCGCACAAATCGGTCACTTGATCATCCCCATCTGCGACGGCCGCCACCTGCTCGGGCGCCTGGTCAGCGAGCCATTCGCCGTTACGAAGCCGGACTTTGCGACGGTCTACGAGCTGGCGCGCGCGCTCCCGGTGCATCCGGACAATCTGATGCGCGCGGTGCAGTCCGTACCGGTCGTTTCCCAGCCGCAAATCATGGAAGCGGCCAACCTCGTCCACACACTGGTGCAGCATGTGGTCGCACAGAATTACAAACACCAGGACGAGCTCACGGTGCTGCGCGCCTTCGACAGCATCATGACCAATCTCAGTTACGAAGTCCTGAGCGACATGATCCTCAACCTGGGGACCCGGCTGCTCCGTGGCCAGGCATCCCTCCTGTTCCTCGCCGGCGAGCAAGGACAGCGCGAAGAAGCCTACACCGGACCGGAGCCGAATGGCACCGGCGACCTTCGCCGGCTGCTGGTCGAGATGTCGGACTTCGTACTGCAGTCGAAGCGGCCGCTGTCCGTCCCGGACGCGTCGCAAAGCCCCTGGACGCAACACCTGCTGGGGCGGCATGACGTACAGGGCTCAATCACGATCACGCCACTCCTCCAGCAGGACCGCCTTCGCGGCACGCTCGGCATTTATGCCACCGACGCCAGCCGAGACCCGGAGTCGGACCTCCATCTGCTGTCGATGCTCGCGGCGCAGGCCGTCAACAGCCTGGTCATGCTCGAGCGGTTGGTCGCCAGCGAGGAGCAGGCGCTCACAGACAGCCTCACCGGCCTCTACAACTACCGCTTCTTCCAGGAGAGCCTGCAGCGCGAGCTGAGCCGGGCCTCGCGCAGCAAAGCCCACCTGTCGCTGATCGTGCTCGACCTGGACAACTTCAAGGTCATCAACGACAACTACGGCCATCCCGTGGGCGACCGCGTGCTTCGTCACCTCGCCGATCTGATCCAGCGCCACAGCCGCAAGGCGAACGTCGTCGTCCGCTATGGCGGCGACGAGTTCTGCATCATCGTCCCGGAGGGCGACCTCGATACGGCGCGGGGGGTCGCCGAGCGCGTCCTTACGGAAATCCGCAACAGCCCGTACGCCGACGAGGCCCACGGCGTTCCCCCCCTGACCCTCACGGTCAGCGCCGGCGTCACCGCCTACCGCCCCGAGGAGGACAACGCCTTTTCCTTCTTCAAGCGGGCCGACGAGAACCTGCTGACCGCGAAGCGCACCGGCAAGGACCGCGTCGTCGCCGAATAG